In Pedobacter heparinus DSM 2366, the following are encoded in one genomic region:
- a CDS encoding HD domain-containing protein — MNKKKIINDPVYGFINIPSEIVFDLISHPYFQRLRYIKQLGMTHLVYPGALHTRFHHAIGAMHLMSLAIEVLRGKGQDITAEEEEAATIAILLHDIGHGPFSHALEHTLVNEIKHEDISMRLMEKLNEAFDGRLTLAIRIFKGDYPKHFLPQLVSSQLDLDRMDYLNRDSFFTGVSEGVISFDRIIKMFNVLDEELVIEEKGIYSIEKFLIARRLMYWQVYLHKTVIAGEMLLVKILERAKYLASHGEALFATPALQHFLKNEITEKEFFKGDLHLEQFSKLDDQDIFASVKVWAEHPDRILSQLCGMLNQRNLYKVEISNDAPDESRVAELRARTAAFLNLNQKDVCYFVFTDMIRNRAYNAGSGNINILLKNNTIIDIAKASDLSNLESLDKTVKKHILCYPRII; from the coding sequence TTGAACAAGAAGAAAATCATAAATGATCCAGTATATGGCTTCATCAATATCCCTTCTGAAATCGTATTTGACCTGATCTCACATCCGTATTTTCAAAGATTAAGATATATTAAGCAATTGGGGATGACGCACCTGGTATATCCGGGGGCCTTGCACACGCGTTTTCACCATGCTATAGGTGCCATGCACCTGATGAGCCTGGCCATTGAGGTGTTGAGGGGCAAGGGGCAGGACATTACGGCCGAAGAGGAAGAGGCTGCAACGATAGCCATTTTGCTGCATGACATTGGGCACGGGCCTTTCTCGCATGCACTGGAGCATACATTGGTAAACGAAATTAAGCATGAAGACATTTCCATGCGGCTGATGGAAAAGCTGAACGAAGCCTTTGATGGTCGCTTAACGCTGGCCATAAGGATTTTTAAAGGCGATTATCCCAAACATTTCCTGCCACAGCTGGTTTCGAGCCAGCTGGATCTGGACCGGATGGATTACCTGAACCGCGACAGTTTTTTTACGGGAGTAAGTGAAGGGGTGATCAGTTTTGACCGCATCATTAAGATGTTTAATGTACTGGATGAGGAATTGGTCATAGAAGAAAAGGGCATTTATTCGATCGAAAAGTTTCTGATTGCACGCAGGTTGATGTACTGGCAGGTTTACCTGCATAAAACAGTGATTGCGGGCGAAATGCTGCTGGTAAAAATTCTGGAAAGGGCAAAATACCTGGCTTCTCATGGCGAGGCTTTGTTTGCTACGCCGGCATTGCAGCATTTTTTAAAAAATGAAATTACGGAAAAGGAGTTTTTTAAAGGGGATTTGCACCTGGAACAATTTTCGAAGCTGGACGACCAGGATATTTTTGCTTCGGTAAAGGTTTGGGCCGAGCATCCGGACAGGATCCTTTCCCAGCTTTGTGGCATGCTTAACCAAAGAAACCTTTATAAGGTAGAGATCAGCAATGATGCGCCCGATGAAAGCCGGGTAGCCGAACTGAGGGCCAGGACTGCTGCATTTTTAAACCTGAACCAAAAAGATGTCTGTTATTTTGTATTTACAGATATGATCAGGAACCGGGCCTATAATGCCGGCAGCGGCAACATCAACATCCTGTTGAAAAACAATACGATCATTGATATTGCAAAAGCTTCGGATTTATCTAACTTAGAATCTTTAGACAAGACTGTGAAAAAACATATATTATGCTATCCACGAATTATTTAG
- a CDS encoding ABC transporter ATP-binding protein, producing the protein MTISLQNVGRRFNQEWIFRGLDYTFNSAGKYAVLGPNGSGKSTLLSVLLGNLGPSEGKVVYEDGAVVPVAAIYKYISFAAPYLDLIEEFTLQETIDFHFKVKGFHAGMDAAAVLELLGLSKAQDKALKYFSSGMKQRTKLVLACCADTPLLFLDEPTSNLDKQGLAWYLELIERFALNRTLIIGSNQEVEYSFCNHFVQLTDYK; encoded by the coding sequence ATGACGATCAGCTTGCAGAACGTTGGCAGAAGGTTTAATCAGGAATGGATTTTCAGAGGGCTGGATTATACCTTCAATTCTGCCGGAAAATACGCTGTGCTGGGTCCAAACGGTTCTGGTAAGTCTACTTTGCTAAGTGTTTTATTGGGCAATCTTGGCCCTTCTGAGGGGAAGGTGGTTTATGAGGACGGAGCAGTTGTTCCTGTAGCAGCTATTTATAAGTACATCAGCTTTGCAGCGCCCTATTTAGACCTGATAGAGGAGTTTACGCTTCAGGAGACCATAGATTTTCATTTTAAGGTTAAGGGTTTTCATGCAGGAATGGATGCGGCAGCAGTACTTGAGTTATTGGGGCTTTCGAAAGCTCAGGACAAGGCCTTAAAATACTTTTCTTCGGGGATGAAGCAGCGTACGAAGCTTGTACTGGCCTGCTGCGCAGACACGCCTCTGCTTTTTTTAGATGAGCCGACCTCTAACCTCGACAAGCAGGGGCTGGCCTGGTACCTGGAGCTGATTGAGCGTTTTGCCTTGAACAGGACGCTGATTATAGGCTCAAATCAGGAGGTTGAATATTCTTTTTGTAACCATTTTGTGCAGTTGACGGATTATAAATAA
- the lpxD gene encoding UDP-3-O-(3-hydroxymyristoyl)glucosamine N-acyltransferase — translation MQFTAKQISEFIDGTIEGDERVGVSELSKIEDGKAGSLCFLSNPKYENYLYSTSASVVIVGKDFVPSQQVNSTLIRVADPYSAFSVLLEKYNEVVNQNSAQVGIEQPSFIHPSAKIGKNVFIGAFSYIAENVEIGDNCKVSPQVYIGADSALGRNCTLFPGVKLYNRSVLGNNIIIHSNTVVGSDGFGFAPQADGTYTKIAQIGNVVIEDDVEIGANTSIDRATMGSTFIRKGVKLDNLIQIAHNVDVGEHSVVAAQTGISGSSKLGEKSVIGGQVGIAGHLSLAKGTQIGAQAGINFNTTEENKQWHGSPAQPLRDWMRASVIFKQLPSVEKRIASLEAKIKQLNELIEQNSTIPK, via the coding sequence ATGCAATTTACTGCCAAGCAGATAAGTGAGTTTATAGATGGTACCATTGAAGGCGATGAGCGCGTTGGGGTTAGTGAGCTTTCCAAAATAGAAGATGGGAAGGCCGGTTCATTGTGCTTTCTGTCCAACCCCAAGTACGAGAACTATTTATATTCCACAAGTGCTTCAGTAGTTATTGTTGGAAAAGACTTTGTCCCTTCGCAGCAGGTGAACAGCACGTTAATCCGTGTGGCAGATCCTTACAGTGCCTTTTCTGTTTTGCTGGAAAAATATAACGAAGTGGTGAACCAGAACAGTGCACAGGTAGGTATTGAGCAGCCCAGTTTTATTCACCCCTCGGCAAAAATCGGTAAAAATGTTTTTATAGGAGCTTTTAGCTATATTGCTGAAAATGTAGAGATTGGCGATAACTGCAAAGTTTCTCCGCAGGTATACATTGGTGCTGATTCTGCTTTGGGTAGGAACTGTACTTTGTTTCCCGGAGTGAAGTTGTATAACCGGTCTGTTTTGGGCAATAACATCATTATACATTCCAACACTGTAGTTGGGAGCGATGGTTTTGGTTTTGCTCCCCAGGCCGATGGGACCTATACAAAAATTGCGCAGATCGGTAATGTGGTGATAGAGGATGATGTGGAAATTGGTGCGAATACTTCGATAGACCGGGCTACGATGGGCTCTACGTTTATCAGGAAAGGGGTTAAATTAGACAACCTGATCCAGATTGCACACAATGTTGATGTGGGTGAGCACAGTGTTGTTGCGGCACAGACAGGGATTTCGGGCAGTTCTAAACTGGGCGAAAAGTCTGTTATTGGAGGGCAGGTGGGCATCGCCGGTCACCTTTCGCTGGCAAAGGGCACCCAGATCGGGGCCCAGGCAGGGATAAATTTTAATACCACTGAAGAAAACAAACAATGGCACGGAAGTCCGGCACAGCCCCTTCGCGACTGGATGCGGGCGTCTGTGATCTTTAAACAGCTGCCTAGTGTTGAAAAAAGGATAGCGAGCCTGGAAGCAAAGATTAAACAGCTGAATGAGCTCATTGAACAAAACAGTACAATACCAAAATAA
- the tsaE gene encoding tRNA (adenosine(37)-N6)-threonylcarbamoyltransferase complex ATPase subunit type 1 TsaE: MKLTVNGIEALDEAAEKILNYAEDESFFIFEGDMGAGKTTLVKALAKAMGVEEVVSSPTFSIVNEYHANGHIIYHFDFYRIKNLQEAYDIGYEEYFYSGNTCFIEWPEKIEGLLPEHYLKIRIETLNENDRLLSISKI; the protein is encoded by the coding sequence ATGAAACTTACAGTTAATGGCATTGAGGCACTGGATGAGGCTGCTGAAAAAATCTTAAATTATGCAGAGGACGAATCTTTCTTCATTTTTGAGGGCGATATGGGCGCCGGAAAAACTACCCTGGTCAAGGCCCTGGCCAAAGCAATGGGTGTAGAAGAAGTGGTTTCAAGCCCGACCTTTTCCATCGTAAATGAATACCATGCTAATGGCCATATCATCTATCATTTTGATTTCTACAGGATTAAAAACCTGCAGGAAGCTTACGATATTGGTTATGAAGAGTATTTTTATTCTGGTAATACCTGCTTTATTGAATGGCCCGAGAAAATTGAAGGGCTTTTACCTGAGCATTACCTCAAAATCCGGATCGAAACCCTGAATGAAAACGACCGTTTATTGTCAATTTCAAAAATTTAA
- a CDS encoding 5-formyltetrahydrofolate cyclo-ligase, whose product MTKAEIRKKAVVQRRGLSEEEIAVYSQRLLSHFTSFNLTGVHTIHVFLPIAEQKEPDTFLFIDWLARLHPEIRIIVPKADFETALMHNYVYTGREGLLKNIYKILEPAGGELHTGAVDMVLVPMLAFDLRGYRAGYGKGFYDRFLQGLDTRKIGLSFFGPVEEIDDINVHDVALDCCITPEKVYYF is encoded by the coding sequence ATGACAAAAGCGGAAATTAGAAAAAAGGCTGTTGTACAGCGTAGAGGGCTTTCTGAAGAAGAAATAGCTGTTTATAGCCAGCGATTGTTGTCCCATTTCACTTCATTTAATCTGACCGGCGTACATACCATTCATGTGTTTCTTCCTATAGCAGAACAGAAGGAGCCGGATACCTTTTTGTTTATAGACTGGCTGGCCCGGCTGCACCCCGAGATCAGGATCATAGTGCCTAAGGCTGATTTTGAGACGGCCTTAATGCATAATTATGTGTATACGGGCAGGGAGGGGCTGCTGAAAAATATTTACAAGATCCTGGAGCCTGCCGGTGGCGAACTGCATACCGGAGCGGTAGATATGGTGCTGGTACCGATGCTCGCCTTTGACCTCCGGGGTTACCGCGCAGGCTACGGAAAGGGTTTTTACGACCGTTTTTTGCAGGGATTGGATACCCGGAAAATAGGTCTATCGTTCTTTGGTCCGGTTGAAGAGATTGATGATATCAATGTGCATGATGTGGCGCTGGATTGTTGCATCACCCCCGAAAAAGTATATTATTTTTAG
- a CDS encoding bifunctional response regulator/alkaline phosphatase family protein, producing the protein MQETKILWADDEINLLKPHILLLNEKGYHVTTFTNGNDALEAFGKEHFDLVFLDENMPGLSGLETLTAIKNIRNDVPVVLITKSEEENLMEDAIGSKIDDYLIKPVNPKQVLLTIKKIIDNKRLVSEKTSMAYQQDFRRLGMTLNDKLSYEEWVEVYKKLVFWELELEKLDDPQMHEILTMQKSEANMQFSKFIEDHYLGWVNGKGQAPLLSNDLLKKKVFPLINSTTPVFFILIDNLRYDQWRIINPLITEHFRMDDEDIYSSILPTATQYARNAIFSGLMPLEMERRFPGLWQNDDDEGGKNMHEGAFLADQIKRQLRKDCKFSYNKILTYDDGRALNEQVNNLMQNEFNAIVYNFVDMLSHARTDMQMIRELANDDAAYRSLTLSWFEHSPLMDLLKKISQKKVKVVITTDHGTIRVKHPSKVIGDRNTNTNLRYKQGRNLNFNAKEVFLIKNPHEAQLPKINISSNYIFAKEDRYFVYQNNYNQFVNYYNETFQHGGISLEEMIIPIATYSSR; encoded by the coding sequence ATGCAAGAGACTAAGATTTTATGGGCCGATGATGAGATCAACTTATTAAAACCACATATATTACTATTAAACGAAAAGGGGTACCATGTAACTACCTTTACCAATGGCAACGATGCCCTGGAGGCCTTTGGAAAGGAGCATTTTGACCTGGTTTTCCTGGATGAAAATATGCCCGGGCTAAGCGGACTGGAAACCCTGACCGCCATCAAGAACATCAGGAATGATGTTCCTGTAGTTCTGATCACCAAAAGTGAAGAAGAAAACCTGATGGAGGACGCCATCGGCTCAAAGATTGACGACTACCTGATCAAACCTGTAAACCCTAAACAGGTATTGCTGACCATTAAAAAGATCATAGACAATAAAAGACTGGTCAGCGAAAAAACATCTATGGCCTACCAGCAGGACTTCAGACGACTGGGCATGACCCTGAACGACAAGCTGAGCTATGAAGAGTGGGTAGAAGTTTATAAAAAACTGGTATTCTGGGAGCTGGAACTCGAAAAACTGGATGATCCGCAGATGCACGAAATCCTGACGATGCAAAAATCCGAAGCCAATATGCAGTTTTCAAAGTTTATTGAAGACCATTACCTGGGCTGGGTAAACGGTAAGGGCCAGGCCCCGCTTTTGTCAAATGACCTGCTGAAAAAGAAAGTTTTTCCTTTGATCAACAGTACTACCCCTGTTTTTTTTATTTTGATCGATAATCTGCGTTACGACCAGTGGCGCATTATCAATCCGCTGATTACCGAACATTTCCGGATGGACGATGAAGATATTTATTCCAGCATTTTGCCTACAGCTACACAATATGCCAGGAACGCCATATTTTCCGGTCTTATGCCCCTTGAAATGGAGCGCCGCTTTCCGGGGTTATGGCAGAACGATGATGATGAGGGCGGAAAAAACATGCACGAGGGAGCCTTTCTGGCCGACCAGATCAAACGTCAGCTGCGTAAGGACTGCAAGTTCAGCTACAATAAGATCCTGACCTATGATGATGGCCGGGCTTTGAACGAGCAGGTCAACAACCTGATGCAAAATGAATTCAATGCCATCGTTTACAACTTTGTAGACATGCTTTCGCATGCCCGCACTGATATGCAGATGATCCGTGAACTGGCCAATGACGATGCAGCTTACCGTTCTTTAACGCTTTCCTGGTTTGAACATTCGCCCTTAATGGACCTGCTTAAAAAAATCTCGCAGAAAAAGGTTAAAGTGGTGATCACGACCGACCACGGCACCATCCGGGTTAAACATCCGAGCAAGGTGATCGGCGACAGGAACACCAATACCAACCTCCGCTATAAACAAGGCCGAAACCTTAATTTTAATGCCAAAGAGGTATTTCTGATCAAAAACCCCCATGAAGCACAATTGCCGAAGATCAACATCAGTTCCAACTACATCTTTGCAAAAGAGGACCGTTATTTTGTTTACCAGAACAACTATAACCAGTTTGTAAATTATTACAATGAGACTTTTCAGCACGGGGGCATTTCATTAGAGGAAATGATCATTCCTATTGCAACATATAGTTCAAGGTAA
- the efp gene encoding elongation factor P — translation MAKASDIKNGNILRFNGELVQVEEFLHRTPGNLRAFYQARMRNVKTGKLVEYRFRVDEEVEICRVETSDYQYLYEDGDALVVMDNNTYEQFNIPKLLFGKSVRFLKEGMNVIIAFESDEPIMAQTPSHVELEITYSEPAVKGDTSTNALKYATVETGVEIKVPMFINQGDKVKIDTRTGDYIERVK, via the coding sequence ATGGCAAAAGCATCAGACATTAAAAATGGTAATATCCTTCGTTTTAACGGAGAATTGGTACAAGTAGAAGAGTTTCTACACCGTACGCCGGGCAACTTGCGTGCTTTTTACCAGGCCAGGATGAGGAATGTAAAAACCGGGAAACTGGTGGAATACAGGTTCCGTGTAGATGAAGAGGTGGAGATTTGTCGCGTTGAAACCAGTGATTACCAGTATTTATACGAAGATGGCGATGCGTTGGTGGTCATGGACAACAATACTTACGAACAGTTTAATATCCCGAAATTGTTATTCGGTAAAAGTGTTCGGTTTTTGAAAGAAGGAATGAATGTGATCATTGCATTTGAAAGCGACGAGCCGATTATGGCCCAGACACCTTCGCATGTAGAGTTAGAAATAACCTACTCAGAGCCTGCAGTTAAAGGCGATACCTCTACAAATGCATTGAAATATGCAACTGTAGAGACAGGAGTAGAGATAAAAGTGCCAATGTTTATCAATCAGGGCGATAAAGTTAAGATTGATACACGGACAGGTGACTATATAGAAAGAGTAAAATAA
- a CDS encoding bifunctional UDP-3-O-[3-hydroxymyristoyl] N-acetylglucosamine deacetylase/3-hydroxyacyl-ACP dehydratase, translating to MNVKQKTIKNEVSVQGVGLHTGANVTLTFCPAPENHGFKFQRTDLPGNPVVDADCDNVTDTARGTTISQNGASVSTVEHVMASLVGMDLDNVLMKLDGPETPIMDGSAIQFLDALESAGIQIQEKDREYFQIPHNIAYTEPDRKVEIVAMPLDDYRFTCMIDYNSPVLGSQHAGITSIAEFKKEIASCRTFCFLHELEYQLQNNLIKGGDLNNAIVIVDKEVTKEELDHLAKIFKRKAIEVAPQGILNNMELRHQNEPARHKLLDMIGDLALVGVHLKGHIMAARPGHAANVAFAKKIKAAIKKEKNKKVQHVYDPSVKPLYDTVQIMDILPHRQPFLFVDKVLELSKTHVVGVKNVTMNEEFFKGHFPGAPVFPGVIQIEAMAQTGGILVLSTVPDPQNYLTLFLKIDNVRFRAQVLPGDTIIFRCDLMEPIRRGIAQMKGVGMVGGKVVVEAEMMAQIVKVKETETT from the coding sequence ATGAACGTTAAACAAAAGACCATAAAGAATGAAGTTTCGGTACAGGGCGTAGGGCTGCACACCGGGGCAAATGTTACACTTACTTTTTGTCCGGCACCTGAAAACCATGGATTTAAATTCCAGCGTACCGATCTTCCGGGCAATCCGGTTGTAGATGCCGATTGTGACAATGTTACGGATACCGCCAGGGGAACCACTATTTCTCAGAACGGGGCCAGTGTAAGTACTGTTGAACATGTTATGGCCTCTTTGGTGGGAATGGACCTGGACAATGTGCTGATGAAACTTGACGGACCTGAAACGCCGATTATGGATGGCAGTGCCATTCAGTTTTTAGATGCACTGGAAAGTGCGGGCATTCAGATACAGGAAAAAGACCGGGAATATTTTCAGATCCCACACAATATTGCTTATACAGAGCCGGACAGAAAGGTAGAAATTGTGGCGATGCCTTTAGACGATTACAGGTTTACCTGTATGATTGATTACAATTCGCCGGTTTTGGGCAGTCAGCACGCCGGGATTACCAGTATTGCTGAATTTAAAAAGGAAATCGCTTCCTGCCGTACTTTTTGCTTTTTGCACGAACTGGAATACCAGCTGCAAAATAACCTGATCAAAGGCGGCGATCTAAACAATGCCATTGTTATTGTAGACAAAGAAGTAACCAAGGAAGAACTGGACCACCTGGCCAAGATATTTAAAAGAAAGGCGATTGAAGTTGCCCCTCAGGGTATTTTAAATAATATGGAGCTGAGGCACCAGAACGAACCGGCAAGACATAAATTGCTGGACATGATTGGTGATCTTGCCCTTGTGGGGGTGCATCTAAAAGGACATATTATGGCAGCCAGACCCGGACATGCCGCCAACGTGGCATTTGCCAAAAAAATCAAAGCAGCCATCAAAAAGGAAAAAAACAAAAAGGTACAGCATGTGTACGACCCAAGCGTTAAACCGCTGTACGATACGGTTCAGATTATGGACATCCTGCCGCACAGACAACCATTTTTGTTTGTCGATAAGGTTTTGGAATTATCGAAGACCCATGTGGTTGGCGTAAAGAACGTGACCATGAACGAGGAGTTCTTTAAAGGACATTTTCCGGGAGCGCCGGTTTTCCCTGGGGTGATCCAGATAGAAGCCATGGCACAGACCGGCGGGATCCTGGTACTGAGTACGGTTCCTGACCCGCAGAACTACCTTACTTTATTCCTGAAAATAGACAATGTGCGCTTCAGGGCTCAGGTACTGCCAGGCGATACCATTATCTTCAGGTGCGATCTGATGGAGCCAATAAGACGCGGAATTGCACAAATGAAAGGTGTGGGCATGGTGGGCGGAAAAGTGGTGGTTGAAGCCGAGATGATGGCCCAGATCGTAAAAGTAAAAGAAACCGAAACTACATGA
- the lpxA gene encoding acyl-ACP--UDP-N-acetylglucosamine O-acyltransferase: MIQPLAYIHPQAKIADNVVIEPFAVIHKDVEIGEGTWIGSNVVIMDGARIGKNCRVFPGSVISGVPQDLKFAGEITTAEIGDNTTIRECVTINRGTKDKWKTVIGSNCLIQAYSHIAHDCEVGDFCIFSNSTTLAGHITIGNYVVLAGLVAIHQFVKVGSHAFVTGGSLVRKDVPPYVKAAREPLSYAGINSVGLRRRGFSSEKINEIQEIYRVLFVKHNNVTKALDMIEAEFKPTEIRDEIVDFIRNSNRGVMKGFGSGS, from the coding sequence ATGATACAACCTTTAGCATACATTCATCCCCAGGCAAAAATAGCAGACAATGTCGTTATTGAGCCTTTTGCGGTAATTCATAAAGATGTTGAAATTGGTGAAGGAACCTGGATCGGCTCTAATGTGGTGATCATGGATGGAGCAAGGATCGGAAAAAACTGCAGGGTGTTTCCCGGCTCGGTGATCTCTGGTGTACCCCAGGATTTAAAGTTTGCCGGCGAGATCACGACCGCGGAGATTGGCGACAATACAACAATCAGGGAGTGTGTAACGATAAACCGTGGAACGAAGGATAAATGGAAAACGGTTATTGGCAGCAATTGCCTGATCCAGGCGTATTCACACATTGCGCACGACTGTGAGGTTGGTGATTTTTGTATATTTTCTAACAGTACTACGCTTGCAGGGCACATTACAATCGGAAATTATGTGGTGCTTGCGGGCCTGGTGGCCATCCACCAGTTTGTAAAGGTTGGCTCACATGCTTTTGTTACCGGGGGTTCATTGGTTAGAAAGGATGTTCCGCCTTATGTAAAAGCCGCCAGAGAGCCGCTTTCTTATGCAGGGATTAATTCTGTAGGCTTACGCAGAAGGGGCTTTTCTTCGGAAAAGATCAATGAGATACAGGAAATTTACAGGGTCTTATTTGTGAAGCATAACAATGTGACTAAAGCCCTGGATATGATAGAAGCAGAATTTAAACCTACCGAGATCCGGGATGAGATCGTAGATTTTATCAGGAACTCGAACAGAGGGGTGATGAAAGGTTTTGGCTCTGGCAGTTAA
- a CDS encoding OmpA family protein has product MKKLILMVMAVVLSSLTWAQNRPDSTASNGGRLQVSAFGGLSMPLGKYKNEIGRAKNGYFAGLAIDQYFKGNKWGIGLDARFLNHEMRKFDSVFFANGHIATAYKNHPSFQHIALSVGPTYKVGFGKLDFEAFLRGGVLFEGFPQYTQSIYVNAASGPPVKTFDNYYTSNSKEKTKSWMGLGGLRLSYGLGDHLALFVQADYLRAFGKSFGSDSSEFYITRYSEKKAITATDVMNVKSGQITNILDFYEEKPVTQKTFVQAVNVGLGIKYTFGGKRKIAAPVPVTKTLAPPASAVPKDILVVVKDRQTGLALSGVTLKISHKGVDHTSISNAEGQAERIKGAEKGSYQVTAVKNGIAAEPVAITASDFDKAGNVIYKEIYHDDPRFTLIGETVRANDNAKLPGIGTVLTNASNSTNMTQISDAEAKFVYQLEQQSDYNIVANQAGKFSQTESVSTKGLDRSKTLYVTLKLGVSNLDAGTVFVLKNIHYDFDKSNIRPDAGRILDNLLNVMSQNPTLKIELSSHTDSRGKDAYNLRLSQQRAEAAVNYLVGKGVARDRMVAKDMEKQDC; this is encoded by the coding sequence ATGAAAAAGTTAATATTAATGGTAATGGCAGTAGTATTGAGCAGCCTTACCTGGGCACAAAACAGGCCGGATTCGACGGCAAGCAACGGGGGAAGACTTCAGGTTTCTGCTTTTGGTGGCCTTAGCATGCCCCTCGGCAAATATAAAAATGAGATCGGCAGGGCCAAAAACGGTTATTTTGCCGGATTGGCTATAGACCAGTACTTCAAAGGGAACAAGTGGGGTATAGGCCTGGACGCACGTTTTCTGAACCATGAGATGCGCAAGTTTGACAGCGTGTTTTTTGCCAATGGGCATATTGCTACAGCTTATAAAAACCATCCTTCTTTTCAGCACATTGCCCTAAGTGTGGGCCCTACTTATAAAGTGGGTTTTGGTAAGCTTGATTTTGAGGCATTTTTACGCGGAGGGGTATTGTTTGAGGGCTTTCCGCAGTATACACAGTCCATTTATGTAAATGCTGCTTCAGGCCCCCCGGTAAAAACATTCGACAATTATTACACCAGCAATTCGAAAGAAAAAACCAAATCCTGGATGGGACTGGGAGGTTTGCGGCTGTCATATGGCCTTGGGGATCATTTGGCTTTGTTTGTACAGGCCGACTACCTGCGGGCCTTTGGTAAAAGCTTTGGCAGCGACTCCAGTGAATTTTACATCACCCGCTATAGTGAAAAGAAAGCCATTACCGCAACCGATGTCATGAATGTAAAAAGCGGACAGATCACCAACATACTTGATTTCTATGAAGAAAAACCGGTTACTCAAAAAACTTTTGTACAGGCCGTAAATGTGGGCCTGGGGATTAAATATACTTTTGGTGGCAAACGTAAAATTGCTGCGCCTGTTCCTGTTACCAAAACCCTAGCGCCACCCGCTTCCGCAGTGCCTAAAGACATTCTGGTGGTGGTAAAGGACAGGCAAACAGGCCTTGCTTTAAGCGGCGTTACCCTTAAGATCAGCCATAAGGGGGTAGACCATACTTCCATCAGCAATGCCGAAGGACAGGCAGAGCGCATTAAAGGCGCTGAAAAAGGCAGTTACCAGGTTACAGCCGTAAAAAATGGAATTGCTGCTGAACCTGTGGCCATCACTGCGTCTGACTTCGATAAGGCAGGAAATGTGATCTATAAAGAGATTTATCATGATGATCCCCGTTTTACGCTGATCGGGGAAACGGTAAGGGCAAATGACAATGCGAAACTGCCGGGAATTGGTACGGTGCTGACCAATGCATCTAACAGTACCAATATGACCCAGATCTCGGATGCGGAAGCTAAATTTGTTTACCAGCTGGAACAGCAATCGGATTATAATATTGTCGCCAATCAGGCCGGTAAATTCTCGCAGACAGAAAGTGTGAGCACCAAAGGGCTGGACAGGAGTAAAACATTGTATGTAACCCTGAAACTTGGGGTAAGTAACCTGGATGCCGGAACGGTATTTGTACTGAAAAATATCCATTATGACTTTGACAAATCGAACATCAGGCCAGATGCCGGAAGGATACTTGACAACCTGCTGAACGTCATGTCACAAAACCCAACCTTGAAGATCGAGTTGTCGTCGCATACCGACAGCAGGGGTAAGGATGCCTATAACCTGCGCCTTTCGCAACAAAGGGCAGAAGCTGCGGTAAATTACCTGGTGGGCAAAGGTGTGGCGCGTGACAGGATGGTAGCCAAAGATATGGAGAAACAAGATTGCTGA